In one window of Romboutsia hominis DNA:
- the eno gene encoding phosphopyruvate hydratase translates to MSVIELVYAREVLDSRGNPTVEVEVALESGAQGRAIVPSGASTGAFEAVELRDGDKSRYLGKGTEKAVANVNEIIAPELEGMDAFDQPGIDALMIELDGTPNKGKLGANAILGVSMAVARAAADEVGLPLFQYIGGVNAKQLPVPMMNILNGGEHADNNVDVQEFMILPVGAKTFKEGLRMGAEVFHSLKKVLGERGLACGVGDEGGFAPNLGSNREALELIVEAIEKAGYKPGDDVRLGLDVAATEMYNKETKKYVLAGEGRELTAEEMVNLYEDWANNFPIITIEDGLDEEDWDGWKLLTDRLGNKLQLVGDDLFVTNTERLERGIEAGVANSILVKVNQIGTITETLDAIEMAKRAGYTAVISHRSGETEDTTIADLAVAVNAGQIKTGAPSRTDRVAKYNQLLRIEETVGEQARYCGLKSFYNLKK, encoded by the coding sequence ATGTCAGTTATAGAATTAGTATATGCTAGAGAAGTATTAGACTCAAGAGGAAATCCAACTGTAGAGGTTGAAGTAGCTTTAGAAAGTGGAGCTCAAGGTAGAGCAATAGTTCCATCAGGAGCATCAACAGGAGCTTTTGAAGCTGTTGAGTTAAGAGATGGCGACAAGTCAAGATACTTAGGAAAAGGTACTGAAAAAGCTGTTGCTAATGTAAATGAAATAATAGCTCCTGAATTAGAAGGAATGGATGCATTTGACCAACCAGGAATAGATGCATTAATGATAGAATTAGATGGAACTCCAAACAAAGGTAAGTTAGGAGCTAACGCAATATTAGGTGTTTCTATGGCTGTAGCTAGAGCTGCTGCTGATGAAGTAGGATTACCATTATTCCAATACATAGGTGGAGTAAATGCTAAGCAATTACCAGTGCCAATGATGAACATATTAAATGGTGGAGAACATGCTGATAATAACGTTGACGTACAAGAGTTCATGATATTACCAGTTGGAGCTAAAACATTTAAAGAAGGATTAAGAATGGGTGCAGAAGTATTCCATTCATTAAAGAAAGTTTTAGGAGAAAGAGGATTAGCTTGTGGTGTAGGTGACGAAGGTGGATTCGCTCCAAACTTAGGATCAAACAGAGAAGCTTTAGAATTAATAGTTGAAGCTATAGAAAAAGCTGGATACAAGCCAGGAGATGACGTAAGATTAGGTCTTGACGTTGCTGCTACAGAAATGTACAACAAAGAAACTAAAAAATATGTTTTAGCTGGAGAAGGTAGAGAATTAACTGCTGAAGAAATGGTTAATTTATATGAAGATTGGGCTAACAACTTCCCAATAATAACTATAGAAGATGGATTAGATGAAGAAGATTGGGATGGATGGAAGTTATTAACTGATAGATTAGGAAACAAATTACAATTAGTTGGAGACGATTTATTCGTAACTAATACTGAAAGATTAGAAAGAGGAATAGAAGCTGGTGTAGCTAACTCTATATTAGTTAAAGTTAACCAAATAGGAACAATAACTGAAACTTTAGATGCTATAGAAATGGCTAAGAGAGCTGGATACACTGCAGTTATATCTCATAGATCAGGAGAAACTGAAGATACTACTATAGCTGACTTAGCAGTAGCAGTAAATGCTGGGCAAATAAAAACTGGTGCTCCATCAAGAACTGATAGAGTAGCTAAATACAACCAATTATTAAGAATAGAAGAAACAGTTGGTGAGCAAGCTAGATACTGTGGATTAAAATCTTTCTACAACTTAAAAAAATAA
- the secG gene encoding preprotein translocase subunit SecG: protein MDLGMILMGVQVVLSIILVVSIMPQDTKSAVPSQFGGEGNQSYFKPKGKEAFLARTTKVAGVLFFINAIAMLLVK, encoded by the coding sequence ATGGATTTAGGTATGATATTAATGGGAGTACAAGTAGTACTATCTATAATTCTTGTAGTAAGCATAATGCCACAAGATACAAAAAGTGCAGTTCCTTCACAATTTGGTGGAGAAGGTAACCAAAGTTACTTCAAGCCGAAAGGAAAAGAAGCATTCTTAGCAAGAACAACTAAGGTAGCAGGGGTACTATTCTTTATAAATGCAATAGCAATGCTTTTAGTAAAATAA
- a CDS encoding DNA-binding protein encodes MAVFKMKQDDEWKRNYILEFNDMRDNYEYKLQLKDVEIERLKSEILRLRDSKNTLKPRDKQISDRDIQLIKDLRVCKLSYSEISKRTKWSKATVSRVLNGLYD; translated from the coding sequence ATGGCTGTGTTTAAGATGAAGCAAGATGATGAATGGAAAAGAAACTATATATTAGAATTCAATGATATGAGAGATAATTATGAGTACAAACTACAATTAAAAGACGTAGAAATAGAAAGATTAAAATCAGAGATCTTAAGATTAAGAGACAGTAAAAATACTCTAAAACCAAGAGATAAACAAATTTCAGATAGAGATATACAACTTATAAAAGACTTAAGAGTTTGTAAGCTAAGCTATAGTGAAATATCAAAGAGAACAAAATGGAGTAAAGCAACAGTAAGTAGAGTATTAAATGGACTTTATGATTAA
- the rnr gene encoding ribonuclease R has translation MLPGLKERLLGLINDKAYNPLKKEELALIFEIHPTEMPMFYNFLEELEEDGYICKTKKGKITSPKSMGYFVGKFVAHRKGFGFVESDEEYTQDLFIPASETNSAMHNDRVVAEIIKPATDERRAEGAVIKILEREITKVVGLFQPSKSFGFVIPDEKKFNQDIYIPKKYFSGAKAGDKVVCQITIWPQEGRKPEGKIVEVLGPKGTKEVEILSIIRAHGLPEEFPKKVLQEAESVAQPITQEEIRRRLDIRDMNIFTIDGEDAKDLDDAISIEVLPNGNFSLGVHIADVTHYVHEKSKLDKEALKRATSVYLVDTVIPMLPKTLSNGVCSLNPNEDKLTLSVFMEIDRKGNVKKYDIKETIINSKARMTYTEVSDILEKDDAELKEKFAHVVEEFKNAEILAKILMNRRKQRGAIDFDFPEAKIILTPEGKVADIKHYERRISNKIIEEFMLITNETVAEHYFWLNMPFVYRIHETPSADKMQDLSRFISTFGYTIKGDLEEVHPKALQSIIEKIKGTREEEAISTIMLRSLKQARYSPECSGHFGLAAQYYSHFTSPIRRYPDLQIHRIMKEHINNKINNKRQEQLAHTVEYASTQSSERERAAELAERDVKDYYKAVYMEDKVGEEYNGIVSSVTSFGMFIELPNTVEGLSRLANMGDDYYIYDDMTYTIIGERTKKTYKIGDPVRIKVANVNVDLREIDFEILYKLEDENEIESEESIEE, from the coding sequence ATGTTACCAGGACTTAAAGAACGTTTATTAGGCTTAATAAATGACAAAGCATACAATCCTCTAAAAAAAGAAGAATTAGCATTAATATTTGAAATACACCCAACTGAAATGCCAATGTTTTATAATTTTTTAGAAGAATTAGAAGAAGACGGATATATATGTAAAACTAAAAAGGGAAAAATAACATCTCCAAAATCAATGGGATACTTTGTAGGAAAATTCGTAGCTCATAGAAAAGGATTTGGATTTGTAGAATCTGATGAAGAATACACTCAAGACTTATTCATACCAGCAAGTGAAACAAATAGTGCTATGCATAACGATAGAGTAGTAGCTGAAATAATAAAACCAGCAACAGATGAAAGAAGAGCAGAAGGTGCTGTAATAAAAATACTTGAAAGAGAAATAACAAAAGTAGTAGGATTATTCCAGCCAAGTAAAAGCTTTGGATTTGTAATCCCAGATGAAAAGAAATTTAACCAAGATATATATATACCTAAAAAATACTTTAGTGGTGCAAAGGCTGGAGATAAAGTAGTTTGTCAAATAACTATATGGCCACAAGAAGGAAGAAAGCCAGAAGGTAAGATAGTAGAAGTATTAGGACCAAAAGGAACTAAAGAAGTAGAAATACTATCAATAATAAGAGCACATGGATTACCAGAGGAATTCCCTAAAAAAGTATTACAAGAAGCTGAAAGTGTAGCACAGCCAATAACACAAGAAGAAATAAGAAGAAGATTAGATATAAGAGATATGAACATATTCACAATAGATGGTGAAGACGCAAAAGACTTAGACGACGCTATATCTATAGAAGTACTTCCAAATGGAAACTTTAGCCTAGGAGTACATATAGCAGACGTTACTCACTATGTACATGAAAAAAGCAAACTAGACAAAGAAGCATTAAAAAGAGCAACTTCAGTATACTTAGTGGATACAGTAATACCAATGCTACCTAAAACTCTTTCAAATGGAGTATGTAGTTTAAATCCAAATGAAGATAAGCTTACATTATCAGTATTTATGGAAATAGATAGAAAAGGTAATGTTAAAAAGTACGATATAAAAGAAACAATAATAAACTCAAAAGCTAGAATGACTTATACAGAAGTATCAGACATATTAGAAAAAGATGATGCAGAGTTAAAAGAAAAATTCGCTCACGTAGTAGAAGAATTTAAAAATGCTGAAATATTAGCTAAAATACTAATGAATAGAAGAAAGCAAAGGGGAGCAATAGACTTTGACTTCCCAGAAGCTAAAATAATATTAACACCAGAAGGAAAAGTAGCTGATATAAAACACTACGAAAGAAGAATATCAAACAAAATAATAGAAGAATTCATGCTTATAACAAATGAAACAGTAGCAGAGCATTACTTCTGGTTAAACATGCCATTTGTTTATAGAATACATGAAACTCCATCAGCAGATAAAATGCAAGACTTAAGTAGATTTATATCTACATTTGGGTATACTATAAAAGGAGACTTAGAAGAAGTACATCCAAAAGCATTACAATCAATAATAGAAAAAATAAAAGGAACAAGAGAAGAAGAAGCAATAAGTACAATAATGCTACGTTCACTAAAACAAGCTAGATATTCACCAGAATGTAGTGGACACTTTGGTCTAGCAGCACAGTACTACAGCCACTTTACTTCTCCAATAAGAAGATATCCAGACCTTCAAATACACAGAATAATGAAGGAACATATAAATAATAAAATAAACAACAAAAGACAAGAACAACTAGCTCATACAGTAGAATATGCATCAACTCAATCATCAGAAAGAGAAAGAGCAGCAGAACTTGCTGAAAGAGATGTAAAAGATTACTACAAAGCTGTATATATGGAAGACAAAGTAGGAGAAGAATACAATGGTATCGTATCAAGTGTAACATCATTTGGTATGTTCATAGAACTTCCAAATACAGTAGAGGGATTAAGTCGATTAGCAAATATGGGAGATGACTATTATATTTATGACGATATGACATATACTATAATAGGAGAAAGAACTAAAAAGACTTACAAAATAGGTGACCCAGTTAGAATAAAGGTTGCTAATGTAAATGTAGATTTAAGAGAAATAGACTTTGAAATACTATACAAATTAGAAGATGAAAATGAAATAGAATCTGAAGAATCTATTGAAGAATAG
- the smpB gene encoding SsrA-binding protein SmpB: MAGTKTLATNRKARHEYFIEETYECGIELKGTEVKSIRAGKVNLTDGFASVDNSEVFLKQVHISPYEQGNRFNVDPLRVRKLLLHKHEIRKLIGATTVKGYSLIPLSMYLKHGKVKIELALAKGKKLYDKRQDLAKKDAQRNIERELRGKY, encoded by the coding sequence ATGGCAGGAACAAAAACACTTGCTACAAACAGAAAAGCAAGACATGAATATTTCATAGAAGAAACATATGAATGTGGAATAGAATTAAAAGGTACAGAAGTAAAATCTATAAGAGCAGGTAAGGTAAACTTAACTGATGGATTTGCATCTGTAGATAACAGTGAAGTATTTTTAAAACAAGTTCATATAAGCCCATACGAACAAGGAAATAGATTCAATGTAGACCCTCTTAGAGTTAGAAAATTATTACTTCACAAACATGAAATAAGAAAGCTTATAGGAGCAACTACTGTTAAGGGGTATTCATTAATACCTTTAAGTATGTACCTTAAACATGGTAAGGTTAAGATAGAATTAGCCCTAGCAAAAGGTAAAAAGCTATATGACAAACGTCAAGATTTAGCTAAAAAAGATGCTCAAAGAAATATAGAAAGAGAACTAAGAGGAAAATATTAA
- a CDS encoding conjugated bile salt MFS transporter — protein sequence MEQTKQKSTFFYGWLIVVGCMLIQAVPYSLAANIQPAFTSYVTSGEGFTYTQFSLIFTIGTIVSALCSPFIGKLYSTPKANIKLLYVIGIILVGVGFASMSLAEGNIFAYYALSILVQIGSAIISAIGVPTLINSWFTENKGIAMGLAFSGGGLGNMILQQFAGKWLSNPAIGYKGAYLRFGLLAIIVALPIALFVMRLPKSKSELEMNKSKKSKKTSSQSPNWGYTFAEVSKIKYFWIFAISFVFVGLYVGGMALQFIPYLQILEQAKVLTLGSALVASLFGLFSIFGNLCGGVLFDKFGITKSLILAELLVIICGLSLIFIGKINALGFVFAVCLGISMFSYIIGPSYMTSALFGNKEFGTILGIVQIFFAVGFGSGSTVFGFIVDKSGFTNAWISTIIYAVIAYAGLLYSTSSIVKMNKDNNVIETKKIS from the coding sequence ATGGAACAAACAAAACAAAAAAGCACATTTTTTTATGGCTGGTTAATAGTTGTAGGTTGTATGCTTATCCAAGCAGTTCCATACTCATTAGCAGCTAATATTCAACCTGCATTTACAAGTTATGTAACTTCAGGAGAGGGCTTTACTTATACTCAATTTTCACTAATATTCACAATTGGTACTATAGTATCTGCATTATGCTCTCCTTTTATCGGAAAATTATATTCCACTCCTAAAGCAAATATAAAATTGCTATATGTAATAGGTATTATTTTAGTAGGTGTTGGATTTGCATCTATGTCTTTAGCTGAAGGAAATATATTCGCTTATTATGCGCTATCTATATTAGTTCAAATAGGTTCAGCTATAATATCAGCTATAGGAGTTCCTACACTTATAAATAGTTGGTTTACAGAAAATAAGGGTATTGCAATGGGTCTTGCATTCTCTGGTGGAGGACTTGGCAATATGATTCTTCAACAATTTGCAGGTAAATGGCTATCTAATCCAGCAATTGGCTATAAAGGTGCTTATTTAAGATTCGGATTATTAGCTATAATAGTAGCATTACCAATAGCATTATTTGTAATGAGATTACCAAAGTCAAAATCTGAATTAGAAATGAATAAATCAAAGAAATCTAAAAAAACTTCTTCACAAAGCCCTAACTGGGGATATACTTTTGCAGAAGTTAGCAAAATAAAATACTTCTGGATTTTCGCAATATCATTTGTATTTGTAGGATTATATGTTGGTGGAATGGCATTACAATTTATACCATACTTACAAATATTAGAACAAGCTAAAGTATTAACTTTAGGATCAGCATTAGTTGCCTCTCTATTTGGACTGTTTTCAATATTTGGAAACCTTTGTGGTGGCGTTCTGTTTGATAAATTTGGTATAACAAAATCTCTTATACTAGCAGAATTATTAGTTATAATTTGTGGTTTATCTTTAATATTTATTGGTAAGATAAATGCACTTGGATTTGTATTTGCAGTTTGTCTAGGCATATCTATGTTTTCATATATAATAGGACCATCTTATATGACTAGTGCTCTATTTGGTAACAAAGAATTTGGTACTATATTAGGTATTGTACAAATATTCTTTGCGGTTGGATTTGGTTCAGGTTCTACAGTATTTGGATTTATAGTTGATAAGTCTGGCTTTACAAATGCATGGATATCTACAATAATCTATGCTGTAATAGCTTATGCAGGATTATTATATTCTACTAGTTCGATAGTAAAAATGAATAAAGATAATAATGTAATTGAAACTAAAAAAATATCATAA
- a CDS encoding YeiH family protein: MKKLNNNFIKNIKGILPGFIVSILVAYLSILIAKFVPKLGAASIAIFLGMFVGNVFLNHNIFQKGYKFSETDLLSYSIVLLGATLSISTIYEIGFSGVIFIVLQMAITIIGALYIGKKLGFSDNFRYMMASGNAVCGSSAIAATSPVIGADDKEKGISITIVNVTGIVLMFLLPMISQFLYNNEITQTSAMVGGILQSVGQVVASGAMVNEHVKDLSTIFKIVRIIFLVVVVFVLGHLKHKSNKEIIEEEVQDMEKGKIKVPWYVIGFFITCALFSLNIISNDVSILCKEISNKFEIIALAAIGLRVNVKDLIKQGKSVSLYGLFIGLLQIVSAIILIGILL, encoded by the coding sequence ATGAAAAAATTAAATAATAATTTTATAAAAAATATAAAAGGTATATTACCTGGATTTATAGTTTCTATATTAGTAGCATATTTAAGTATACTTATTGCAAAATTTGTTCCAAAGCTTGGAGCAGCATCTATTGCTATATTCTTAGGTATGTTTGTAGGTAATGTATTTTTAAATCATAATATATTTCAAAAGGGATATAAGTTTTCAGAAACTGATTTGTTGTCATACTCAATAGTGTTATTAGGTGCAACATTAAGTATATCTACTATATATGAAATTGGATTTTCTGGAGTAATATTTATAGTATTACAAATGGCAATTACAATAATAGGAGCTTTATATATTGGGAAAAAATTAGGTTTTTCAGACAATTTCAGATATATGATGGCAAGTGGTAATGCAGTATGTGGATCTTCTGCAATAGCAGCAACATCACCTGTAATTGGAGCTGATGATAAGGAAAAAGGAATATCGATAACTATTGTTAACGTAACTGGTATAGTCCTCATGTTCTTATTACCTATGATATCTCAATTCTTATATAATAATGAGATTACTCAAACATCTGCCATGGTCGGAGGTATATTACAATCTGTAGGACAAGTTGTCGCTAGTGGAGCAATGGTAAATGAACATGTAAAAGATTTATCTACAATATTTAAAATTGTACGTATAATATTTTTAGTTGTTGTTGTTTTCGTATTAGGTCATTTAAAACATAAATCAAATAAAGAAATTATAGAAGAAGAAGTACAAGATATGGAAAAAGGAAAAATAAAGGTTCCATGGTATGTAATAGGCTTCTTTATAACTTGTGCCTTATTCTCTTTAAATATAATAAGCAATGATGTTTCAATTCTTTGCAAAGAAATAAGCAATAAATTTGAAATAATTGCTTTAGCTGCTATCGGATTAAGGGTTAATGTAAAGGATTTAATTAAACAAGGAAAATCAGTATCTCTGTATGGATTATTTATAGGGTTATTACAAATTGTTTCTGCAATAATTTTAATTGGAATATTATTATAA
- a CDS encoding MFS transporter, translating to MKNEQNNKRRYLIVFICMLIQAIPYCISQNLQSQMQTPVSQSGVVSEVGFTLLYLSGTIPALFNPIIAKVYDKFKIKYIYVAGLIISGIAFASYGMAQNAIMFNGSAFFTQVGTILFTGLSLPIMMSHWFPGEGKGTALGIALAGGSLGNVFLQPITVKLLANVGWRGTYMALGAAMIIIGVPLALLFIRYPRQEEVVIETSSNKSNAKPARAKFDGLSDKENDKNPIFWTFCVGCALICFAVVAVSTQAIPVLGRKGFEAGKLGIAGSIFGVSCLIGNVVGGKLFDKLGSFIPMVLSGISTVIALLIMAFMPDGSAIGFLVPICSGLTVYTITSAPAFMPADVFGQKDGTMKLAKVGMFYALGSSISALLFTTISNKLGLTGSCMLFIVVGVVGFGLNLFAQIKSKKMFAQN from the coding sequence ATGAAAAACGAACAAAATAATAAGAGAAGATACTTAATAGTATTTATTTGTATGTTAATTCAAGCAATACCATATTGCATATCTCAAAATTTACAAAGTCAGATGCAAACACCAGTATCTCAATCAGGTGTAGTATCTGAGGTAGGATTTACATTACTATATTTATCAGGAACAATTCCGGCATTATTCAATCCAATAATAGCTAAAGTATATGATAAATTCAAAATTAAATATATATATGTAGCAGGTTTAATAATATCAGGTATAGCATTCGCATCATATGGAATGGCTCAAAATGCAATAATGTTTAATGGAAGTGCATTTTTTACACAAGTAGGAACAATATTATTTACAGGTTTATCATTACCAATAATGATGAGTCATTGGTTCCCAGGCGAAGGTAAAGGGACAGCATTAGGAATAGCATTAGCAGGTGGATCATTAGGTAATGTATTTTTACAACCAATAACTGTTAAGTTATTAGCTAACGTTGGATGGAGAGGAACATATATGGCATTAGGGGCAGCTATGATAATAATAGGTGTGCCACTAGCATTATTATTCATAAGATATCCAAGACAAGAAGAAGTCGTAATAGAAACATCATCTAATAAGTCAAATGCGAAACCAGCAAGAGCAAAATTTGATGGTTTATCAGACAAAGAAAATGATAAAAATCCAATATTCTGGACTTTCTGTGTAGGGTGTGCATTAATATGTTTTGCAGTTGTTGCAGTATCGACACAAGCAATACCAGTATTAGGACGAAAAGGATTTGAAGCAGGGAAATTAGGAATCGCAGGATCAATATTTGGAGTATCATGTTTAATAGGTAACGTAGTAGGTGGTAAATTATTCGATAAACTAGGATCATTTATTCCGATGGTTTTATCAGGAATATCTACAGTAATAGCATTATTAATAATGGCATTTATGCCAGATGGAAGTGCAATAGGATTTTTAGTACCTATATGTTCAGGATTAACTGTATATACAATAACATCAGCGCCAGCATTTATGCCAGCAGATGTATTTGGACAAAAAGATGGAACAATGAAATTAGCAAAAGTAGGTATGTTCTATGCATTAGGTAGTTCAATATCAGCATTATTATTCACAACTATATCAAACAAGTTAGGATTAACTGGCTCATGTATGTTATTTATAGTTGTTGGTGTAGTAGGATTTGGATTAAATTTATTTGCTCAGATAAAATCAAAAAAAATGTTCGCACAAAACTAA
- a CDS encoding amidohydrolase, giving the protein MRKIYFNGEIITVNDKEPIVDAVLVENGKIIKTGSKEEILKLKNEDTELVDLDGKTILPGFIDSHSHIIAVAQTLMIVNLSDANSKEEFIAILKDYVKNNPPKNGEWIIGFGYDNTRYENEEHPTKFDLDLVTKDIPIFISHASGHIATTNSKALEAFGYVGTNYEVPEGGVVRTVGESNEPNGILEENACLSPEKRKVIPTPSVDTLLSCIKKAQQIYSSYGLTTAQDASIDENLNQLLNLAAQKNELIIDIVGQAVQHTTLKLLKNEGTPKRKYYNHYKLLGGKTWLDGSPQGKTAWLTKPYYEVPEGESKDYCGYATQEDKDVIEYFKSLIENNIQVNVHCNGDAASDQFIRCYKKALEMTDNKTDLRPVMVHAQTVREDQLDDMKELGIIPTFFLDHIWFWGDYHYESVFGPERANRLSPAKSALRRNINFTLHQDSPVKMPNQILAMHNAVNRQTQSGRILGADQRLSTMEAIKALTINAAYQYFEEDEKGSIEEGKVADFVILDRNPLDVNLSEIKEIKVLETIKEGNTIYKK; this is encoded by the coding sequence ATGAGAAAAATATACTTCAATGGAGAAATTATAACAGTTAATGATAAAGAGCCTATAGTAGATGCTGTTTTAGTTGAAAATGGGAAAATAATAAAAACAGGATCAAAAGAAGAAATACTAAAATTAAAAAATGAAGATACAGAACTAGTAGATTTAGATGGTAAAACCATTTTACCAGGTTTCATAGATTCTCATAGTCATATTATTGCAGTAGCTCAGACTTTAATGATAGTAAATTTAAGTGATGCAAATTCTAAAGAAGAATTTATAGCAATATTAAAAGATTATGTTAAAAATAATCCACCTAAAAATGGAGAGTGGATAATAGGATTTGGTTATGATAACACAAGATATGAAAATGAAGAACATCCAACTAAATTTGATTTAGATTTGGTAACTAAAGATATACCTATATTTATAAGTCATGCGTCAGGTCATATTGCAACTACAAACTCAAAGGCGCTAGAAGCTTTTGGATATGTAGGAACAAACTATGAAGTACCAGAAGGTGGAGTTGTTAGAACTGTAGGAGAATCAAATGAGCCAAATGGAATATTAGAAGAAAATGCTTGTTTATCTCCTGAAAAGAGAAAGGTAATTCCTACACCATCTGTAGATACACTTTTAAGCTGTATAAAGAAAGCGCAACAAATATATTCATCTTATGGATTAACAACAGCTCAGGATGCAAGTATAGATGAAAATTTAAATCAACTTTTAAATTTAGCAGCTCAAAAAAATGAATTAATAATTGATATTGTTGGTCAAGCTGTTCAACATACAACATTAAAATTATTAAAGAATGAAGGAACACCAAAGAGAAAATACTATAATCATTATAAGTTACTAGGTGGAAAAACTTGGCTTGATGGCTCACCACAAGGAAAAACAGCTTGGTTAACTAAGCCGTATTATGAAGTTCCAGAAGGGGAATCTAAAGATTACTGTGGGTATGCAACTCAAGAAGATAAAGACGTAATAGAATATTTTAAATCTTTAATTGAGAATAATATACAGGTAAATGTTCATTGTAATGGTGATGCGGCATCAGATCAATTTATAAGATGTTATAAAAAAGCTTTAGAAATGACAGATAATAAAACTGATTTAAGACCAGTAATGGTACATGCTCAAACAGTTAGAGAAGATCAATTAGATGATATGAAGGAACTTGGTATAATACCTACATTCTTTTTAGATCATATATGGTTCTGGGGAGATTATCATTATGAATCAGTATTTGGACCAGAAAGAGCTAATAGACTTAGTCCAGCAAAATCTGCATTAAGAAGAAATATAAACTTTACATTACATCAAGATTCGCCAGTAAAGATGCCAAATCAAATACTAGCAATGCATAATGCGGTTAATAGACAAACTCAAAGCGGTAGGATATTAGGAGCTGATCAAAGATTATCTACTATGGAAGCAATAAAAGCTTTAACAATAAATGCAGCATATCAGTATTTTGAAGAAGATGAAAAAGGATCTATAGAAGAAGGTAAAGTTGCAGATTTTGTAATACTTGATAGAAATCCTTTAGATGTAAATTTATCTGAGATTAAAGAAATAAAAGTATTAGAGACAATAAAAGAAGGTAATACAATATATAAAAAATAG
- a CDS encoding LysR family transcriptional regulator, giving the protein MNIRKLEIFYKTAKCLNMSQVAKDMYISQPSISQCISEIESEIGTKLFDRIGKKLYLTHEGKIFYEYTRRILNIYEEGINVVRSSKSNKGKLVIGASTTIGTYIMPYIIHKFNKKEKDIEISMIIDNKHNIEELILNNKVDIAFIEGTVNSKEIILKDIWTDELVFISSINHEWNGKKYLDIEDLKNNKFIIREDGSGTRQRFEGFLENNDIKFNSYIELSNLEAILNYVKLNIGVSCVPYMSVLSEENSKSINVYRIKDHKINRSLYSAIHKDKYISKPIECFMKFCEKTDILNNK; this is encoded by the coding sequence ATGAATATTAGAAAATTAGAGATTTTTTATAAAACAGCTAAGTGTTTAAATATGAGTCAAGTAGCAAAGGATATGTATATTAGTCAACCATCAATAAGTCAATGTATATCTGAAATTGAGTCAGAAATTGGTACAAAATTGTTTGATAGAATAGGTAAAAAACTGTACTTGACACATGAAGGTAAAATTTTTTATGAATATACAAGGAGAATATTAAATATTTATGAAGAAGGGATAAATGTAGTACGTTCATCTAAATCTAATAAAGGAAAATTAGTTATTGGTGCAAGTACAACTATAGGTACATATATAATGCCCTATATAATACATAAATTTAATAAAAAAGAAAAAGATATTGAAATATCTATGATTATAGATAATAAGCATAATATAGAAGAACTTATATTAAATAATAAAGTAGACATTGCATTTATAGAAGGCACAGTAAATTCAAAAGAAATAATATTAAAAGATATATGGACAGATGAGCTTGTATTTATAAGTTCAATAAATCATGAATGGAATGGAAAAAAATACTTAGACATAGAGGATTTAAAAAATAATAAATTTATTATAAGGGAAGATGGCAGTGGAACAAGACAACGATTTGAAGGTTTTTTAGAAAATAATGATATTAAATTTAATTCATATATAGAATTAAGTAATTTAGAGGCTATTTTAAATTATGTTAAATTAAATATAGGAGTAAGTTGTGTACCTTATATGTCTGTTTTATCTGAAGAAAATTCAAAATCAATAAATGTATATAGGATAAAAGATCATAAGATTAATAGATCTTTATATAGTGCTATACACAAAGATAAGTATATTTCTAAACCTATAGAATGTTTTATGAAATTTTGTGAAAAAACAGATATTTTAAATAATAAATAA